A genomic window from Populus alba chromosome 19, ASM523922v2, whole genome shotgun sequence includes:
- the LOC118038513 gene encoding serine/threonine-protein kinase ATG1t, whose protein sequence is MDLEATKNLSESHTIGNYILKSKLGESSFSTVWKAENKTTGGEVAVKQVYLSNLNKNLRNCLDCELNFLSSVNHPNIIRLLDVFEDECCMFLVLEFCSGGNLASYLQQHGRVQEKIAKRFTQQMGDGLKILQSHHIIHRDLKPENILLSGKESDVVLKIADFGLSRRVLPDNYVETVCGSPFYMAPEVLQFQRYDCKVDMWSVGVILFELLNGYPPFCGRTNFQLLQNIKSSSSLPFSQHILPGLHPDCVDICSRLLSANPVQRLSFDEFYHHKFLRIKGVGKYHGQ, encoded by the exons ATGGATCTTGAAGCAACAAAGAATCTCTCAGAATCTCACACAATCGGAAACTACATCCTGAAATCAAAACTGGGTGAGAGCTCTTTTTCCACAGTATGGAAAGCAGAGAACAAAACAACAGGGGGGGAAGTGGCAGTGAAGCAAGTTTATCTCTCTAACCTCAACAAGAATTTGAGGAACTGCTTAGATTGTGAGCTTAATTTCTTGTCTTCTGTCAATCACCCCAACATCATTCGCCTTCTTGATGTCTTTGAG GATGAATGTTGCATGTTCCTGGTCCTAGAGTTTTGTTCTGGAGGAAATCTAGCTTCTTATCTTCAACAACATGGGAGAGTTCAAGAGAAGATTGCTAAAAGATTTACGCAACAGATGG GGGATGGTTTGAAAATTCTGCAGAGCCATCATATTATTCATAGAGACTTGAAACCTGAG AACATTCTCCTTTCTGGCAAGGAGAGCGATGTGGTGCTCAAAATAGCTGATTTTGGTTTATCGAG AAGGGTGCTTCCTGATAACTATGTGGAGACAGTATGCGGATCTCCATTTTACATGGCTCCAGAAGTTCTTCAATTTCAAAGATATGATTGTAAG GTTGACATGTGGAGTGTTGGTGTAATTCTTTTTGAGCTTCTTAATGGTTACCCACCTTTTTGTGGCAGGACCAATTTCCAG TTGCTGCAGAACATCAAGTCAAGTTCATCTCTTCCTTTCTCTCAACACATCCTTCCAGGGTTGCATCCGGACTGTGTTGATATATGTTCAAGACTTCTTTCTGCAAATCCAG TTCAACGTCTGTCCTTTGATGAATTCTATCATCATAAGTTCTTGAGAATAAAAGGGGTGGGGAAGTATCATGGTCAATAA